From one Buchnera aphidicola (Cinara pseudotaxifoliae) genomic stretch:
- the truA gene encoding tRNA pseudouridine(38-40) synthase TruA: MKFVLGIEYDGSIYFGWQKQRSFSTIQGCIEQALSKIADYKIDIICAGRTDRGVHAMMQIAHFSTHVVRSSSVWLKGVNSLLPKDITVLWLKEITSDFHARFSALSRSYRYIILNRNIRSSFLTKYYFCVKNLLDIKNMQISAKCLLGLHDFTAFKSSGCQSFSPYKNITALVIYRIHDFVIIDVTANSFLYHMVRNIVGCLIKVGLSKCSVVWIKQILCNKNINKIYPTVSSSGLYFLCATYPDRYFIPNNCYMFRYKGLFQQLLNQY, translated from the coding sequence ATGAAGTTTGTATTAGGTATAGAGTATGATGGAAGTATATATTTTGGTTGGCAAAAACAACGATCGTTTTCAACTATACAAGGATGTATAGAACAAGCTTTATCCAAAATAGCTGATTATAAAATAGATATAATTTGTGCCGGTAGAACAGATAGAGGGGTACACGCCATGATGCAAATTGCTCATTTTAGTACTCATGTAGTTCGTAGTTCTTCCGTTTGGTTGAAAGGTGTGAATTCTTTATTACCGAAGGACATTACAGTGTTGTGGTTAAAAGAAATTACATCTGATTTTCATGCTAGATTTTCAGCGTTATCGCGATCATATCGTTATATAATTTTAAATCGTAATATACGGTCAAGTTTTTTAACTAAATATTATTTTTGTGTAAAAAATTTATTAGATATTAAAAATATGCAGATTAGTGCTAAGTGTTTATTAGGTTTACATGATTTTACAGCTTTCAAGAGTAGCGGTTGTCAATCTTTTTCTCCATATAAAAATATAACTGCATTAGTAATATATAGGATTCATGATTTTGTAATTATTGATGTTACTGCTAATTCTTTTTTATATCATATGGTTAGAAATATTGTTGGATGTTTAATTAAAGTAGGTTTATCAAAATGTAGTGTTGTTTGGATAAAACAGATTTTGTGCAATAAAAATATAAATAAAATTTATCCTACCGTTTCTTCTTCTGGATTGTATTTTTTATGTGCTACATATCCGGATCGTTATTTTATACCTAATAATTGTTATATGTTTAGATATAAAGGTTTATTTCAACAACTTTTAAATCAGTATTAA
- the pcnB gene encoding polynucleotide adenylyltransferase PcnB: MKLIIKKNNNISQRKISKNSIKVLYRLNKLGYEAYLVGGGVRDLLLGKKPKDFDIATNAKPSEIRKLFKNCRLIGRRFIIAHLIFKSEIIEVSTFRTKNNNTDKKKIHPKIKKSDNGMLLFDNTFGKIEEDVYRRDLTINALYYNIQDFSIRDYVGGIKDIKMKIIRLIGDAETRYREDPVRMLRVIRFSVQLHMHIDRKTEAPIIKLSKLLKNIPRARLFNESIKLFCLGFGYLTYMRLKKYSLIYPLLPFLSNKFSKKNTNFLHNIIIACLKKVDSYSAHCSIRCPSFLFASLLWYPLKEQIQILLIKKKIKYLKAYSISVHYILKKYSLLLGIPKNILINIEKIWNLQIEIEEKKKNEIKIIKKNNIFFQALELISLRSKIENKLELKKILFLWNKKNIFFKKKY, translated from the coding sequence ATGAAGCTAATTATAAAAAAGAATAATAATATATCTCAGAGAAAAATTAGTAAAAATTCTATAAAAGTATTATATAGATTAAACAAATTAGGATATGAGGCATACTTAGTAGGTGGTGGGGTCCGAGATTTATTATTAGGTAAAAAACCTAAAGATTTTGATATTGCTACCAATGCAAAACCAAGCGAAATTAGAAAGCTATTCAAAAACTGTCGGTTAATAGGGCGCCGTTTTATTATTGCGCACTTAATATTTAAAAGTGAAATTATTGAAGTATCGACATTCAGAACAAAAAATAACAATACTGATAAAAAAAAAATACACCCTAAAATCAAAAAATCCGATAATGGAATGTTATTATTCGATAACACTTTTGGAAAAATTGAAGAAGATGTATATAGAAGAGATTTAACAATTAATGCATTATATTACAATATTCAAGATTTCAGTATTCGCGATTATGTAGGCGGAATTAAAGATATAAAAATGAAAATAATAAGACTCATAGGTGATGCAGAAACTCGTTATAGAGAAGACCCTGTAAGAATGTTAAGAGTCATTCGTTTTTCTGTACAATTACACATGCACATAGATAGAAAAACCGAAGCACCTATTATTAAATTGTCAAAACTATTAAAAAACATCCCTCGAGCTCGATTATTTAACGAATCTATAAAATTATTTTGTTTAGGTTTTGGTTATTTAACTTACATGCGATTAAAAAAATATTCTTTAATATATCCGTTACTACCTTTTTTATCAAATAAATTTAGTAAAAAAAATACAAATTTTTTACATAATATCATTATTGCGTGTTTAAAAAAAGTAGATTCTTATTCTGCACATTGCTCTATACGATGTCCCTCTTTTTTGTTTGCATCATTACTATGGTATCCATTAAAAGAACAAATACAAATACTATTAATTAAAAAAAAAATAAAATATTTAAAAGCATATTCTATTTCTGTTCATTACATTTTAAAAAAATACTCATTATTATTAGGAATTCCGAAAAATATTCTAATAAATATTGAAAAAATATGGAATCTGCAAATAGAAATAGAAGAAAAAAAAAAAAATGAAATCAAAATAATCAAGAAAAATAATATTTTCTTTCAAGCTTTGGAACTAATTTCACTACGTTCTAAAATAGAAAATAAACTTGAACTAAAAAAAATTTTATTTCTATGGAATAAAAAAAATATTTTTTTTAAAAAAAAATATTAA
- the thrA gene encoding bifunctional aspartate kinase/homoserine dehydrogenase I, which produces MKTLKFGGTSLANAKKFIQVSSIIINQTKINQISVVLSAPATITNHLEMIVLKCIRYNNVPAEELTTLKNFFLKLTKKIYATNKKYPKNNIQKKITKQCEKLQKLLNLIKLFKKCPDKIYAQVISMGEILSVKIMKELLMSYGHDVLTINPVKLISATSNYLNAIVKIHESKKNFKNLNVNKKKIILMPGFIAGNKSRELVVLGRNGSDYSASILSVCTNSHTCEIWTDVNGIYTSDPNIISTAKFISEITYQEALELSYFGAKIIHPASVKPLQIHNIPCIIKNTNNPNYPGTLLTIKNNNNIDIIKGITYLKKIILIKITKIKESNQEKILNKTFKYLSKKNITTYLLNQSLSNNTISFYIQNNPLLNIKLKLKKALSAEIQKKSLKIVLCVKKLSIISIIGYNIKKYNIDILKKICLVVNSFKNKILEVSYNTSKISLSVVLHDKHIIDITEKIHDLILYKTIPVNIFLIGIGGVGSKLLDIILMQEQKLKKIFIQLNVNVIANSTTYIENKKKISLIQWKKQFNQSNQLFILEKILNLVKKNGYLYPVLIDCTASQDIAEKYKIIMKKGFHIITANKKSNSSFFSNYKSIRKIAQKYNKKFFYETHVGAGLPILNNLKNLIKSGDQLIKFQGILSGSMSYIFGKLDGNTSLSDAIKQAQTLGFTEPNPQDDLLGTDVARKLLIIAREFGYKLELSDITIEKILPDSFNKSNHKKEFFLQLKKLNNIFIRQINKAKNEKKVLRFVGTIKNNGSCNIKIKAVDNKNPLYYVKNGENIFVFYTKYYQPIPLILRGYGAGNEVTASGIFSDLLRVIL; this is translated from the coding sequence ATGAAAACGCTAAAATTCGGAGGTACATCTCTTGCAAACGCAAAAAAATTTATACAAGTATCTTCAATTATTATTAATCAAACAAAAATTAATCAAATATCAGTTGTATTGTCCGCGCCGGCTACTATAACAAATCATCTAGAGATGATTGTTTTAAAATGTATCCGTTACAACAACGTTCCCGCGGAAGAATTAACTACTTTAAAAAATTTTTTTTTAAAATTGACAAAAAAAATATATGCAACTAATAAAAAATATCCCAAAAATAACATTCAAAAAAAAATAACAAAACAGTGCGAAAAATTACAAAAGTTATTAAATTTAATTAAATTATTTAAAAAATGTCCAGACAAAATCTATGCTCAAGTAATAAGCATGGGTGAAATCTTGTCTGTAAAAATTATGAAAGAATTACTAATGTCATACGGACATGATGTTTTAACTATCAATCCTGTAAAACTAATATCAGCTACATCTAACTATCTTAACGCTATTGTTAAAATACATGAATCTAAAAAAAATTTCAAAAATTTAAATGTAAATAAAAAAAAAATTATTTTAATGCCTGGTTTTATTGCTGGTAATAAATCTCGAGAATTAGTAGTCTTAGGAAGAAACGGATCTGATTATTCTGCTAGTATATTATCTGTATGTACTAATTCTCATACTTGTGAAATTTGGACAGATGTAAACGGAATATACACAAGCGATCCTAATATTATATCTACAGCCAAATTTATATCAGAAATTACATATCAAGAAGCACTAGAATTATCTTATTTCGGCGCTAAAATTATTCACCCTGCTTCAGTAAAACCGTTACAAATTCATAATATTCCATGTATTATTAAAAATACTAATAATCCTAATTATCCAGGTACTCTCTTAACTATAAAAAATAATAATAATATTGATATAATTAAAGGAATTACATATTTAAAAAAAATTATTTTAATAAAAATAACTAAAATAAAAGAATCAAATCAAGAAAAAATTTTAAATAAAACATTCAAATATTTATCTAAAAAAAACATTACTACATATCTATTAAACCAATCATTATCAAATAACACAATTAGTTTTTATATACAAAATAATCCATTATTAAATATAAAACTAAAATTAAAAAAAGCACTTAGTGCAGAAATACAAAAAAAATCACTAAAAATAGTGCTTTGTGTTAAAAAACTTAGCATAATTTCTATAATTGGCTATAACATCAAAAAATATAACATTGACATATTAAAAAAAATATGTCTGGTAGTAAATAGTTTTAAAAACAAAATACTAGAAGTGTCATATAATACTTCCAAAATATCATTATCTGTTGTTTTACATGATAAACATATCATTGATATTACAGAAAAAATTCATGATTTAATTCTTTATAAAACTATTCCTGTAAATATTTTTTTAATTGGTATAGGTGGAGTTGGATCAAAATTATTAGATATTATTTTAATGCAAGAACAAAAATTAAAAAAAATTTTTATTCAGTTAAATGTTAATGTAATTGCAAATTCTACTACTTATATAGAAAATAAAAAAAAAATTAGTTTAATTCAGTGGAAAAAACAATTTAATCAATCTAATCAATTATTTATCTTAGAAAAAATTTTAAATTTAGTAAAAAAAAATGGATATTTATATCCAGTTTTAATAGATTGTACTGCTAGTCAAGATATTGCAGAAAAATATAAAATAATCATGAAAAAAGGATTTCATATAATTACAGCTAATAAAAAATCTAACTCTTCATTCTTTTCTAATTATAAATCAATTCGTAAAATAGCTCAAAAGTATAATAAAAAATTTTTTTATGAAACACATGTGGGAGCTGGATTACCTATACTTAATAATTTAAAAAATCTGATAAAATCTGGAGATCAGTTAATTAAATTTCAAGGAATTTTATCAGGATCCATGTCTTACATATTTGGAAAATTAGACGGTAATACTTCTCTATCAGATGCTATCAAACAAGCACAAACATTAGGATTTACAGAACCGAATCCTCAAGATGATCTCTTAGGAACAGATGTAGCTAGAAAATTATTAATTATAGCACGAGAATTTGGATATAAATTAGAATTATCCGATATTACTATAGAAAAAATATTACCTGATTCTTTTAATAAATCAAATCATAAAAAAGAATTTTTTTTACAACTAAAAAAATTAAATAATATATTTATTCGGCAAATCAATAAAGCAAAAAATGAAAAAAAAGTATTACGATTTGTTGGTACAATAAAAAACAATGGATCATGCAACATAAAAATTAAAGCTGTAGATAATAAAAATCCATTATATTATGTTAAAAATGGAGAAAATATATTTGTCTTTTATACAAAATATTATCAACCCATTCCTTTAATACTACGCGGTTACGGGGCTGGAAATGAAGTAACAGCATCAGGTATTTTCTCTGATTTATTACGTGTTATATTATAA